One genomic window of Fusarium fujikuroi IMI 58289 draft genome, chromosome FFUJ_chr01 includes the following:
- a CDS encoding related to ankyrin repeat protein, translated as MTDIFVDARKGSLTSTKLDTYLARPVDINAQDPKTGFTALGMAAKYGRLSVVTLLLDKNASPRAMSKPGMTPLYIAANGNGDRVNIVRKLLEKGAQVDETSPEVDNDTPLMVAITHARDPVVVNMLIDAGASLQVTNTKGETAKVLAEQSGNPAIQRAVSPPGQQMAGLPELINALVNFVLFILAYVNSGVINGVVKGVVSNLYHIGQAPPDQTLAQDLNNPTTVDDFQRGVEKYVEDSDFGQFFAPGNDYLQKVAEKAVELKDDKSNHLNDPEQVKGLVKLALYQPIFYCDDSGSMQANILDANGNVVSTRMEAMRSLVQRMARIATRLVPDNSGAHLRFINSDDQGNDLTADQIDARIQFQPGGGTNIGTNLKKKVLEPLVFKKLDQDGRLDRPFLVLTITDGEPSPEPIDTFKKTIEECGRRLEQKDYPQESTMFLISQVGNDPHADQFLDSLSGDTAIDRVLFRSSERLHEKYAELRDNEADLEEWLFNILMQPITG; from the exons ATGACTGACATTTTTGTCGACGCCCGGAAGGGCTCGCTGACCTCCACCAAGCTAGACACCTATCTAGCCAGACCCGTGGATATCAACGCCCAAGACCCCAAGACTGGCTTCACGGCTCTCGGAATGGCAGCTAAGTATGGACGCCTCTCAGTCGTCACCCTCCTTCTCGATAAGAATGCCTCTCCCAGAGCCATGAGCAAGCCAGGCATGACTCCACTGTACATCGCTGCCAACGGCAACGGTGATAGAGTCAACATCGTGAGAAAGCTTCTTGAAAAGGGTGCTCAGGTCGATGAGACCAGCCCAGAAGTCGATAATGATACGCCGCTCATGGTGGCCATTACTCACGCTAGAGACCCTGTTGTTGTGAACATGCTCATCGATGCTGGGGCTTCACTCCAGGTGACCAACACTAAGGGCGAGACGGCAAAGGTGCTCGCTGAGCAGTCAGGTAATCCTGCTATTCAGCGTGCTGTATCTCCGCCTGGGCAGCAGATGGCAGGTCTTCCTGAACTCATCAATGCCTTGGTGAACTTtgtcttgttcatcttggcGTATGTGAACAGTGGAGTCATCAACGGTGTCGTCAAGGGTGTGGTATCGAACCTGTACCATATTGGACAAGCTCCGCCAGACCAGACTTTGGCTCAG GACTTGAATAATCCTACTACCGTAGATGATTTCCAGAGAGGAGTCGAGAAGTATGTCGAGGATAGTGACTTCGGACAATTCTTCGCTCCCGGCAATGATTACCTACAAAAGGTTGCAGAAAAAGCAGTCGAGTTGAAGGACGATAAAAGCAATCACCTCAACGACCCAGAGCAGGTGAAAGGACTAGTCAAGCTTGCCTTGTACCAGCCAATCTTCTACTGCG ACGACAGTGGCTCAATGCAAGCCAACATACTCGACGCCAACGGCAACGTCGTCAGCACAAGAATGGAGGCCATGAGAAGTCTAGTGCAGCGCATGGCCCGTATCGCAACACGTCTTGTACCCGATAACTCAGGTGCTCATCTGCGCTTCATCAACAGCGATGATCAGGGCAATGACCTCACTGCTGATCAGATTGATGCTCGTATACAGTTCCAACCAGGCGGCGGTACCAACATCGGCACAAACCTGAAGAAAAAGGTTTTGGAGCCGCTGGTATTTAAAAAGCTTGACCAGGATGGCAGGTTAGACAGACCGTTCCTTGTTCTCACTATCACGGATGGCGAGCCTAGCCCCGAGCCTATTGATACGTTCAAGAAGACGATTGAAGAGTGTGGACGACGGTTGGAACAAAAGGATTACCCCCAGGAAT CAACCATGTTTCTCATCAGCCAAGTTGGCAATGACCCACATGCTGATCAGTTCCTCGACTCACTCTCTGGTGACACTGCAATTGACCGTGTTCTATTCCGTAGTTCTG AGCGCCTGCACGAGAAATATGCGGAGCTTCGTGATAATGAGGCAGACCTTGAAGAATGG CTTTTCAATATTTTGATGCAGCCTATTACTGGATGA